In the genome of Paenibacillus sp. FSL R5-0766, one region contains:
- a CDS encoding stage VI sporulation protein F — translation MGYQQYGISPQLVERIKLKMKNPAVKERIKKLIDGVTKSDLQDKAKVRRLVKSSAVIMNENFSPAQEEQFVAFVLAQKIDPNNTFHLIKLWGMFR, via the coding sequence TTGGGTTATCAACAATATGGAATTAGTCCGCAGCTGGTGGAGCGGATCAAATTAAAGATGAAAAATCCCGCTGTCAAAGAGCGTATCAAAAAGTTGATTGATGGCGTAACCAAGTCTGATTTGCAAGATAAGGCCAAGGTCAGAAGGTTGGTCAAGTCTTCCGCTGTCATTATGAATGAGAATTTCTCTCCGGCGCAGGAGGAGCAGTTTGTTGCTTTTGTGCTCGCGCAGAAGATTGATCCGAACAATACGTTTCATTTGATTAAGCTGTGGGGGATGTTTAGGTAG